A genomic stretch from Mastacembelus armatus chromosome 7, fMasArm1.2, whole genome shotgun sequence includes:
- the rnf41 gene encoding E3 ubiquitin-protein ligase NRDP1, which translates to MGYDVTRFQGEVDEDLLCPICSGVLEEPVQAPHCEHAFCNACITQWFAQQQICPVDRTVVTLAHLRPVPRIMRNMLSKLQISCDNASFGCTATLRLDQLQSHLKDCEHNPKRPVNCEEGCGLEMPKDELPSHNCIKHLRSVVQQQQTKISELEKTVAEHKHQLGEQKRDIQLLKAYMRAIRSANPNLQNLEESIEYNEILEWVNSMQPARVTRWGGMISTPDAVLQAVIKRSLIDSGCPLSIVNDLIENAHERNWPQGLATLETRQMNRRYYENYVAKRIPGKQAVVVMACENQHMGEDMILEPGLVMIFAHGVEEIL; encoded by the exons ATGGGGTACGACGTTACCAGGTTCCAAGGGGAGGTGGATGAAGACCTGCTGTGCCCTATATGTAGTGGAGTCCTTGAAGAACCCGTGCAG GCTCCACACTGTGAGCATGCCTTCTGCAATGCTTGTATAACACAGTGGTTTGCTCAGCAGCAGATTTGTCCTGTCGACCGCACAGTAGTAACACTAGCTCACCTCCGTCCTGTGCCCCGCATCATGCGCAACATGCTGTCCAAGCTCCAGATCAGCTGTGACAATGCAAGCTTTGGCTGCACAGCCACACTGCGGCTGGACCAGCTGCAGTCGCACCTTAAAGACTGTGAGCACAACCCCAAAAGGCCTGTCAACTGTGAGGAGGGATGTGG GCTTGAGATGCCCAAAGATGAGCTGCCCAGCCATAACTGCATCAAACACTTACGGAGTGTCGTCCAGCAGCAACAGACAAAGATTTCAGAGCTGGAGAAAACTGTGGCAGAGCATAAACACCAGTTGGGAGAACAA AAACGGGACATTCAGCTGCTAAAAGCCTACATGAGAGCAATCCGGAGTGCTAATCCCAACCTGCAAAACCTTGAGGAGAGTATCGAGTACAACGAGATCTTGGA GTGGGTGAACTCCATGCAGCCTGCCAGAGTGACACGCTGGGGTGGTATGATCTCCACTCCTGATGCTGTGCTCCAAGCAGTCATCAAACGCTCCCTCATTGACAGTGGCTGTCCCCTCTCAATCGTGAATGATCTGATCGAGAACGCCCACGAGCGTAACTGGCCACAGGGACTGGCCACTCTCGAGACACGGCAGATGAACAGGCGCTACTATGAGAACTACGTTGCCAAGCGAATCCCTGGCAAGCAGGCAGTGGTGGTGATGGCCTGCGAGAATCAGCACATGGGGGAGGATATGATTCTGGAGCCCGGTCTGGTCATGATCTTTGCTCACGGTGTGGAGGAGATCTTATAA